A single region of the Phyllostomus discolor isolate MPI-MPIP mPhyDis1 chromosome 14, mPhyDis1.pri.v3, whole genome shotgun sequence genome encodes:
- the PFKFB2 gene encoding 6-phosphofructo-2-kinase/fructose-2,6-bisphosphatase 2 isoform X5, which translates to MSANSASSSEQNSSNEMKTSILRISEKKCSWASYMTNSPTLIVMIGLPARGKTYVSKKLTRYLNWIGVPTKVFNLGVYRREAVKSYKSYDFFRHDNEEAMKIRKQCAVVALEDVKTYLTEESGQIAVFDATNTTRERRDMILNFAKENSFKVFFVESVCDDPDVIAANILEVKVSSPDYPERNRENVMEDFLKRIECYKVTYRPLDPDNYDKDLSFIKVINVGQRFLVNRVQDYIQSKIVYYLMNIHVQPRTIYLCRHGESEYNLLGKIGGDSGLSVRGKQFAQALRKFLEEQEIADLKVWTSQLKRTIQTAESLGVTYEQWKILNEIDAGVCEEMTYAEIEKEYPDEFALRDQEKYLYRYPGGESYQDLVQRLEPVIMELERQGNVLVISHQAVMRCLLAYFLDKGADELPYLRCPLHTIFRLTPVAYGCKVETIKLNVEAVNTHREKPDAETSHAVPTNSSPTSLSSLS; encoded by the exons CGTGGGCATCCTACATGACCAACTCCCCGACTCTCATCGTTATGATTGGCTTGCCAGCCCGGGGCAAAACCTATGTGTCCAAGAAACTCACACGCTATCTCAACTGGATTGGGGTGCCCACCAAAG TGTTTAATCTTGGGGTTTATCGGCGTGAAGCAGTCAAGTCCTATAAGTCCTACGACTTCTTCCGGCACGACAACGAAGAGGCCATGAAGATCCGCAA ACAGTGTGCTGTCGTGGCACTGGAAGATGTTAAGACGTATCTCACTGAGGAGAGTGGGCAGATTGCG GTATTTGATGCCACCAATACAaccagggagaggagagacatGATTTTGAATTTTGCCAAGGAGAATTCCTTCAAG GTGTTCTTTGTGGAATCTGTCTGTGATGACCCTGATGTCATCGCTGCCAACATCCTG GAAGTGAAGGTGTCAAGCCCTGATTACCCTGAAAGGAACAGGGAGAATGTGATGGAGGACTTCCTGAAGAGAATTGAGTGCTACAAAGTCACCTATCGACCCCTTGACCCAGACAACTATGACAA ggATCTTTCTTTCATCAAGGTGATAAATGTGGGCCAGCGATTTTTAGTGAACAGAGTCCAGGACTACATCCAGAGCAAGATAGTCTACTACCTCATGAACATCCACGTGCAGCCTCGCACCATTTACCTTTGCCGCCACGGAGAGAGCGAGTACAATCTCTTGGGGAAGATTGGGGGTGACTCTGGCCTCTCAGTGCGGGGAAAACAG TTTGCCCAAGCTCTAAGGAAGTTTCTGGAGGAACAGGAGATAGCAGATCTCAAAGTGTGGACGAGCCAGTTGAAGAGGACTATCCAGACTGCTGAATCCCTGGGGGTGACCTACGAGCAGTGGAAGATTCTGAATGAGATTGATGCT GGTGTATGTGAGGAGATGACCTATGCGGAGATTGAGAAGGAGTACCCAGATGAGTTTGCGCTTCGAGATCAAGAGAAATATCTGTATCGATATCCTGGTGGGGAG TCATACCAGGACCTGGTGCAGCGACTGGAGCCTGTCATCATGGAGCTGGAGCGCCAGGGCAACGTCCTTGTCATCTCCCACCAGGCGGTCATGCGCTGTCTCCTGGCCTACTTCTTGGATAAGGGTGCAG ATGAGCTACCGTACTTGAGGTGCCCGCTTCATACCATCTTCAGACTTACCCCTGTGGCCTACG GGTGCAAAGTGGAAACCATTAAACTCAatgtggaagctgtgaacactcACCGTGAGAAGCCAGAT GCAGAGACCTCGCATGCTGTGCCTACCAACTCCTCTCCGACATCCCTCTCATCGCTCTCCTGA
- the PFKFB2 gene encoding 6-phosphofructo-2-kinase/fructose-2,6-bisphosphatase 2 isoform X3 translates to MFVGILHDQLPDSHRYDWLASPGQNLCVQETHTLSQLDWGAHQRAFVSSAVFNLGVYRREAVKSYKSYDFFRHDNEEAMKIRKQCAVVALEDVKTYLTEESGQIAVFDATNTTRERRDMILNFAKENSFKVFFVESVCDDPDVIAANILEVKVSSPDYPERNRENVMEDFLKRIECYKVTYRPLDPDNYDKDLSFIKVINVGQRFLVNRVQDYIQSKIVYYLMNIHVQPRTIYLCRHGESEYNLLGKIGGDSGLSVRGKQFAQALRKFLEEQEIADLKVWTSQLKRTIQTAESLGVTYEQWKILNEIDAGVCEEMTYAEIEKEYPDEFALRDQEKYLYRYPGGESYQDLVQRLEPVIMELERQGNVLVISHQAVMRCLLAYFLDKGADELPYLRCPLHTIFRLTPVAYGCKVETIKLNVEAVNTHREKPDNNFPKSQTPVRMRRNSFTPLSSSNTIRRPRNYSVGSRPLKPLSPLRALDMQEGADQPKSQVSIPVV, encoded by the exons CGTGGGCATCCTACATGACCAACTCCCCGACTCTCATCGTTATGATTGGCTTGCCAGCCCGGGGCAAAACCTATGTGTCCAAGAAACTCACACGCTATCTCAACTGGATTGGGGTGCCCACCAAAG GGCGTTTGTGTCTTCTGCAGTGTTTAATCTTGGGGTTTATCGGCGTGAAGCAGTCAAGTCCTATAAGTCCTACGACTTCTTCCGGCACGACAACGAAGAGGCCATGAAGATCCGCAA ACAGTGTGCTGTCGTGGCACTGGAAGATGTTAAGACGTATCTCACTGAGGAGAGTGGGCAGATTGCG GTATTTGATGCCACCAATACAaccagggagaggagagacatGATTTTGAATTTTGCCAAGGAGAATTCCTTCAAG GTGTTCTTTGTGGAATCTGTCTGTGATGACCCTGATGTCATCGCTGCCAACATCCTG GAAGTGAAGGTGTCAAGCCCTGATTACCCTGAAAGGAACAGGGAGAATGTGATGGAGGACTTCCTGAAGAGAATTGAGTGCTACAAAGTCACCTATCGACCCCTTGACCCAGACAACTATGACAA ggATCTTTCTTTCATCAAGGTGATAAATGTGGGCCAGCGATTTTTAGTGAACAGAGTCCAGGACTACATCCAGAGCAAGATAGTCTACTACCTCATGAACATCCACGTGCAGCCTCGCACCATTTACCTTTGCCGCCACGGAGAGAGCGAGTACAATCTCTTGGGGAAGATTGGGGGTGACTCTGGCCTCTCAGTGCGGGGAAAACAG TTTGCCCAAGCTCTAAGGAAGTTTCTGGAGGAACAGGAGATAGCAGATCTCAAAGTGTGGACGAGCCAGTTGAAGAGGACTATCCAGACTGCTGAATCCCTGGGGGTGACCTACGAGCAGTGGAAGATTCTGAATGAGATTGATGCT GGTGTATGTGAGGAGATGACCTATGCGGAGATTGAGAAGGAGTACCCAGATGAGTTTGCGCTTCGAGATCAAGAGAAATATCTGTATCGATATCCTGGTGGGGAG TCATACCAGGACCTGGTGCAGCGACTGGAGCCTGTCATCATGGAGCTGGAGCGCCAGGGCAACGTCCTTGTCATCTCCCACCAGGCGGTCATGCGCTGTCTCCTGGCCTACTTCTTGGATAAGGGTGCAG ATGAGCTACCGTACTTGAGGTGCCCGCTTCATACCATCTTCAGACTTACCCCTGTGGCCTACG GGTGCAAAGTGGAAACCATTAAACTCAatgtggaagctgtgaacactcACCGTGAGAAGCCAGAT AACAACTTTCCCAAGAGCCAAACCCCTGTAAGGATGAGAAGGAACAGCTTTACACCTCTGTCCAGTTCGAATACAATAAGGCGTCCAAGAAATTACAGTGTTGGGAGCCGGCCCCTCAAGCCCCTCAGTCCTCTCCGCGCCCTGGACATGCAAGAAGGGGCCGACCAGCCGAAGAGCCAAGTCAGCATTCCGGTGGTGTAA
- the PFKFB2 gene encoding 6-phosphofructo-2-kinase/fructose-2,6-bisphosphatase 2 isoform X6, with the protein MSANSASSSEQNSSNEMKTSILRISEKKCSWASYMTNSPTLIVMIGLPARGKTYVSKKLTRYLNWIGVPTKVFNLGVYRREAVKSYKSYDFFRHDNEEAMKIRKQCAVVALEDVKTYLTEESGQIAVFDATNTTRERRDMILNFAKENSFKVFFVESVCDDPDVIAANILEVKVSSPDYPERNRENVMEDFLKRIECYKVTYRPLDPDNYDKDLSFIKVINVGQRFLVNRVQDYIQSKIVYYLMNIHVQPRTIYLCRHGESEYNLLGKIGGDSGLSVRGKQFAQALRKFLEEQEIADLKVWTSQLKRTIQTAESLGVTYEQWKILNEIDAGVCEEMTYAEIEKEYPDEFALRDQEKYLYRYPGGESYQDLVQRLEPVIMELERQGNVLVISHQAVMRCLLAYFLDKGADELPYLRCPLHTIFRLTPVAYGCKVETIKLNVEAVNTHREKPDNNFPKSQTPVRMRRNSFTPLSSSNTIRRPRNYSVGSRPLKPLSPLRALDMQEGADQPKSQVSIPAETSHAVPTNSSPTSLSSLS; encoded by the exons CGTGGGCATCCTACATGACCAACTCCCCGACTCTCATCGTTATGATTGGCTTGCCAGCCCGGGGCAAAACCTATGTGTCCAAGAAACTCACACGCTATCTCAACTGGATTGGGGTGCCCACCAAAG TGTTTAATCTTGGGGTTTATCGGCGTGAAGCAGTCAAGTCCTATAAGTCCTACGACTTCTTCCGGCACGACAACGAAGAGGCCATGAAGATCCGCAA ACAGTGTGCTGTCGTGGCACTGGAAGATGTTAAGACGTATCTCACTGAGGAGAGTGGGCAGATTGCG GTATTTGATGCCACCAATACAaccagggagaggagagacatGATTTTGAATTTTGCCAAGGAGAATTCCTTCAAG GTGTTCTTTGTGGAATCTGTCTGTGATGACCCTGATGTCATCGCTGCCAACATCCTG GAAGTGAAGGTGTCAAGCCCTGATTACCCTGAAAGGAACAGGGAGAATGTGATGGAGGACTTCCTGAAGAGAATTGAGTGCTACAAAGTCACCTATCGACCCCTTGACCCAGACAACTATGACAA ggATCTTTCTTTCATCAAGGTGATAAATGTGGGCCAGCGATTTTTAGTGAACAGAGTCCAGGACTACATCCAGAGCAAGATAGTCTACTACCTCATGAACATCCACGTGCAGCCTCGCACCATTTACCTTTGCCGCCACGGAGAGAGCGAGTACAATCTCTTGGGGAAGATTGGGGGTGACTCTGGCCTCTCAGTGCGGGGAAAACAG TTTGCCCAAGCTCTAAGGAAGTTTCTGGAGGAACAGGAGATAGCAGATCTCAAAGTGTGGACGAGCCAGTTGAAGAGGACTATCCAGACTGCTGAATCCCTGGGGGTGACCTACGAGCAGTGGAAGATTCTGAATGAGATTGATGCT GGTGTATGTGAGGAGATGACCTATGCGGAGATTGAGAAGGAGTACCCAGATGAGTTTGCGCTTCGAGATCAAGAGAAATATCTGTATCGATATCCTGGTGGGGAG TCATACCAGGACCTGGTGCAGCGACTGGAGCCTGTCATCATGGAGCTGGAGCGCCAGGGCAACGTCCTTGTCATCTCCCACCAGGCGGTCATGCGCTGTCTCCTGGCCTACTTCTTGGATAAGGGTGCAG ATGAGCTACCGTACTTGAGGTGCCCGCTTCATACCATCTTCAGACTTACCCCTGTGGCCTACG GGTGCAAAGTGGAAACCATTAAACTCAatgtggaagctgtgaacactcACCGTGAGAAGCCAGAT AACAACTTTCCCAAGAGCCAAACCCCTGTAAGGATGAGAAGGAACAGCTTTACACCTCTGTCCAGTTCGAATACAATAAGGCGTCCAAGAAATTACAGTGTTGGGAGCCGGCCCCTCAAGCCCCTCAGTCCTCTCCGCGCCCTGGACATGCAAGAAGGGGCCGACCAGCCGAAGAGCCAAGTCAGCATTCCG GCAGAGACCTCGCATGCTGTGCCTACCAACTCCTCTCCGACATCCCTCTCATCGCTCTCCTGA
- the PFKFB2 gene encoding 6-phosphofructo-2-kinase/fructose-2,6-bisphosphatase 2 isoform X2 has translation MSANSASSSEQNSSNEMKTSILRISEKKCSWASYMTNSPTLIVMIGLPARGKTYVSKKLTRYLNWIGVPTKVFNLGVYRREAVKSYKSYDFFRHDNEEAMKIRKQCAVVALEDVKTYLTEESGQIAVFDATNTTRERRDMILNFAKENSFKVFFVESVCDDPDVIAANILEVKVSSPDYPERNRENVMEDFLKRIECYKVTYRPLDPDNYDKDLSFIKVINVGQRFLVNRVQDYIQSKIVYYLMNIHVQPRTIYLCRHGESEYNLLGKIGGDSGLSVRGKQFAQALRKFLEEQEIADLKVWTSQLKRTIQTAESLGVTYEQWKILNEIDAGVCEEMTYAEIEKEYPDEFALRDQEKYLYRYPGGESYQDLVQRLEPVIMELERQGNVLVISHQAVMRCLLAYFLDKGADELPYLRCPLHTIFRLTPVAYGCKVETIKLNVEAVNTHREKPDNNFPKSQTPVRMRRNSFTPLSSSNTIRRPRNYSVGSRPLKPLSPLRALDMQEGADQPKSQVSIPVV, from the exons CGTGGGCATCCTACATGACCAACTCCCCGACTCTCATCGTTATGATTGGCTTGCCAGCCCGGGGCAAAACCTATGTGTCCAAGAAACTCACACGCTATCTCAACTGGATTGGGGTGCCCACCAAAG TGTTTAATCTTGGGGTTTATCGGCGTGAAGCAGTCAAGTCCTATAAGTCCTACGACTTCTTCCGGCACGACAACGAAGAGGCCATGAAGATCCGCAA ACAGTGTGCTGTCGTGGCACTGGAAGATGTTAAGACGTATCTCACTGAGGAGAGTGGGCAGATTGCG GTATTTGATGCCACCAATACAaccagggagaggagagacatGATTTTGAATTTTGCCAAGGAGAATTCCTTCAAG GTGTTCTTTGTGGAATCTGTCTGTGATGACCCTGATGTCATCGCTGCCAACATCCTG GAAGTGAAGGTGTCAAGCCCTGATTACCCTGAAAGGAACAGGGAGAATGTGATGGAGGACTTCCTGAAGAGAATTGAGTGCTACAAAGTCACCTATCGACCCCTTGACCCAGACAACTATGACAA ggATCTTTCTTTCATCAAGGTGATAAATGTGGGCCAGCGATTTTTAGTGAACAGAGTCCAGGACTACATCCAGAGCAAGATAGTCTACTACCTCATGAACATCCACGTGCAGCCTCGCACCATTTACCTTTGCCGCCACGGAGAGAGCGAGTACAATCTCTTGGGGAAGATTGGGGGTGACTCTGGCCTCTCAGTGCGGGGAAAACAG TTTGCCCAAGCTCTAAGGAAGTTTCTGGAGGAACAGGAGATAGCAGATCTCAAAGTGTGGACGAGCCAGTTGAAGAGGACTATCCAGACTGCTGAATCCCTGGGGGTGACCTACGAGCAGTGGAAGATTCTGAATGAGATTGATGCT GGTGTATGTGAGGAGATGACCTATGCGGAGATTGAGAAGGAGTACCCAGATGAGTTTGCGCTTCGAGATCAAGAGAAATATCTGTATCGATATCCTGGTGGGGAG TCATACCAGGACCTGGTGCAGCGACTGGAGCCTGTCATCATGGAGCTGGAGCGCCAGGGCAACGTCCTTGTCATCTCCCACCAGGCGGTCATGCGCTGTCTCCTGGCCTACTTCTTGGATAAGGGTGCAG ATGAGCTACCGTACTTGAGGTGCCCGCTTCATACCATCTTCAGACTTACCCCTGTGGCCTACG GGTGCAAAGTGGAAACCATTAAACTCAatgtggaagctgtgaacactcACCGTGAGAAGCCAGAT AACAACTTTCCCAAGAGCCAAACCCCTGTAAGGATGAGAAGGAACAGCTTTACACCTCTGTCCAGTTCGAATACAATAAGGCGTCCAAGAAATTACAGTGTTGGGAGCCGGCCCCTCAAGCCCCTCAGTCCTCTCCGCGCCCTGGACATGCAAGAAGGGGCCGACCAGCCGAAGAGCCAAGTCAGCATTCCGGTGGTGTAA
- the PFKFB2 gene encoding 6-phosphofructo-2-kinase/fructose-2,6-bisphosphatase 2 isoform X1 — MSANSASSSEQNSSNEMKTSILRISEKKCCSWASYMTNSPTLIVMIGLPARGKTYVSKKLTRYLNWIGVPTKVFNLGVYRREAVKSYKSYDFFRHDNEEAMKIRKQCAVVALEDVKTYLTEESGQIAVFDATNTTRERRDMILNFAKENSFKVFFVESVCDDPDVIAANILEVKVSSPDYPERNRENVMEDFLKRIECYKVTYRPLDPDNYDKDLSFIKVINVGQRFLVNRVQDYIQSKIVYYLMNIHVQPRTIYLCRHGESEYNLLGKIGGDSGLSVRGKQFAQALRKFLEEQEIADLKVWTSQLKRTIQTAESLGVTYEQWKILNEIDAGVCEEMTYAEIEKEYPDEFALRDQEKYLYRYPGGESYQDLVQRLEPVIMELERQGNVLVISHQAVMRCLLAYFLDKGADELPYLRCPLHTIFRLTPVAYGCKVETIKLNVEAVNTHREKPDNNFPKSQTPVRMRRNSFTPLSSSNTIRRPRNYSVGSRPLKPLSPLRALDMQEGADQPKSQVSIPVV; from the exons CGTGGGCATCCTACATGACCAACTCCCCGACTCTCATCGTTATGATTGGCTTGCCAGCCCGGGGCAAAACCTATGTGTCCAAGAAACTCACACGCTATCTCAACTGGATTGGGGTGCCCACCAAAG TGTTTAATCTTGGGGTTTATCGGCGTGAAGCAGTCAAGTCCTATAAGTCCTACGACTTCTTCCGGCACGACAACGAAGAGGCCATGAAGATCCGCAA ACAGTGTGCTGTCGTGGCACTGGAAGATGTTAAGACGTATCTCACTGAGGAGAGTGGGCAGATTGCG GTATTTGATGCCACCAATACAaccagggagaggagagacatGATTTTGAATTTTGCCAAGGAGAATTCCTTCAAG GTGTTCTTTGTGGAATCTGTCTGTGATGACCCTGATGTCATCGCTGCCAACATCCTG GAAGTGAAGGTGTCAAGCCCTGATTACCCTGAAAGGAACAGGGAGAATGTGATGGAGGACTTCCTGAAGAGAATTGAGTGCTACAAAGTCACCTATCGACCCCTTGACCCAGACAACTATGACAA ggATCTTTCTTTCATCAAGGTGATAAATGTGGGCCAGCGATTTTTAGTGAACAGAGTCCAGGACTACATCCAGAGCAAGATAGTCTACTACCTCATGAACATCCACGTGCAGCCTCGCACCATTTACCTTTGCCGCCACGGAGAGAGCGAGTACAATCTCTTGGGGAAGATTGGGGGTGACTCTGGCCTCTCAGTGCGGGGAAAACAG TTTGCCCAAGCTCTAAGGAAGTTTCTGGAGGAACAGGAGATAGCAGATCTCAAAGTGTGGACGAGCCAGTTGAAGAGGACTATCCAGACTGCTGAATCCCTGGGGGTGACCTACGAGCAGTGGAAGATTCTGAATGAGATTGATGCT GGTGTATGTGAGGAGATGACCTATGCGGAGATTGAGAAGGAGTACCCAGATGAGTTTGCGCTTCGAGATCAAGAGAAATATCTGTATCGATATCCTGGTGGGGAG TCATACCAGGACCTGGTGCAGCGACTGGAGCCTGTCATCATGGAGCTGGAGCGCCAGGGCAACGTCCTTGTCATCTCCCACCAGGCGGTCATGCGCTGTCTCCTGGCCTACTTCTTGGATAAGGGTGCAG ATGAGCTACCGTACTTGAGGTGCCCGCTTCATACCATCTTCAGACTTACCCCTGTGGCCTACG GGTGCAAAGTGGAAACCATTAAACTCAatgtggaagctgtgaacactcACCGTGAGAAGCCAGAT AACAACTTTCCCAAGAGCCAAACCCCTGTAAGGATGAGAAGGAACAGCTTTACACCTCTGTCCAGTTCGAATACAATAAGGCGTCCAAGAAATTACAGTGTTGGGAGCCGGCCCCTCAAGCCCCTCAGTCCTCTCCGCGCCCTGGACATGCAAGAAGGGGCCGACCAGCCGAAGAGCCAAGTCAGCATTCCGGTGGTGTAA
- the PFKFB2 gene encoding 6-phosphofructo-2-kinase/fructose-2,6-bisphosphatase 2 isoform X4: MSANSASSSEQNSSNEMKTSILRISEKKCCSWASYMTNSPTLIVMIGLPARGKTYVSKKLTRYLNWIGVPTKVFNLGVYRREAVKSYKSYDFFRHDNEEAMKIRKQCAVVALEDVKTYLTEESGQIAVFDATNTTRERRDMILNFAKENSFKVFFVESVCDDPDVIAANILEVKVSSPDYPERNRENVMEDFLKRIECYKVTYRPLDPDNYDKDLSFIKVINVGQRFLVNRVQDYIQSKIVYYLMNIHVQPRTIYLCRHGESEYNLLGKIGGDSGLSVRGKQFAQALRKFLEEQEIADLKVWTSQLKRTIQTAESLGVTYEQWKILNEIDAGVCEEMTYAEIEKEYPDEFALRDQEKYLYRYPGGESYQDLVQRLEPVIMELERQGNVLVISHQAVMRCLLAYFLDKGADELPYLRCPLHTIFRLTPVAYGCKVETIKLNVEAVNTHREKPDAETSHAVPTNSSPTSLSSLS; the protein is encoded by the exons CGTGGGCATCCTACATGACCAACTCCCCGACTCTCATCGTTATGATTGGCTTGCCAGCCCGGGGCAAAACCTATGTGTCCAAGAAACTCACACGCTATCTCAACTGGATTGGGGTGCCCACCAAAG TGTTTAATCTTGGGGTTTATCGGCGTGAAGCAGTCAAGTCCTATAAGTCCTACGACTTCTTCCGGCACGACAACGAAGAGGCCATGAAGATCCGCAA ACAGTGTGCTGTCGTGGCACTGGAAGATGTTAAGACGTATCTCACTGAGGAGAGTGGGCAGATTGCG GTATTTGATGCCACCAATACAaccagggagaggagagacatGATTTTGAATTTTGCCAAGGAGAATTCCTTCAAG GTGTTCTTTGTGGAATCTGTCTGTGATGACCCTGATGTCATCGCTGCCAACATCCTG GAAGTGAAGGTGTCAAGCCCTGATTACCCTGAAAGGAACAGGGAGAATGTGATGGAGGACTTCCTGAAGAGAATTGAGTGCTACAAAGTCACCTATCGACCCCTTGACCCAGACAACTATGACAA ggATCTTTCTTTCATCAAGGTGATAAATGTGGGCCAGCGATTTTTAGTGAACAGAGTCCAGGACTACATCCAGAGCAAGATAGTCTACTACCTCATGAACATCCACGTGCAGCCTCGCACCATTTACCTTTGCCGCCACGGAGAGAGCGAGTACAATCTCTTGGGGAAGATTGGGGGTGACTCTGGCCTCTCAGTGCGGGGAAAACAG TTTGCCCAAGCTCTAAGGAAGTTTCTGGAGGAACAGGAGATAGCAGATCTCAAAGTGTGGACGAGCCAGTTGAAGAGGACTATCCAGACTGCTGAATCCCTGGGGGTGACCTACGAGCAGTGGAAGATTCTGAATGAGATTGATGCT GGTGTATGTGAGGAGATGACCTATGCGGAGATTGAGAAGGAGTACCCAGATGAGTTTGCGCTTCGAGATCAAGAGAAATATCTGTATCGATATCCTGGTGGGGAG TCATACCAGGACCTGGTGCAGCGACTGGAGCCTGTCATCATGGAGCTGGAGCGCCAGGGCAACGTCCTTGTCATCTCCCACCAGGCGGTCATGCGCTGTCTCCTGGCCTACTTCTTGGATAAGGGTGCAG ATGAGCTACCGTACTTGAGGTGCCCGCTTCATACCATCTTCAGACTTACCCCTGTGGCCTACG GGTGCAAAGTGGAAACCATTAAACTCAatgtggaagctgtgaacactcACCGTGAGAAGCCAGAT GCAGAGACCTCGCATGCTGTGCCTACCAACTCCTCTCCGACATCCCTCTCATCGCTCTCCTGA